TGATGCCTACTGAACCGAACACCGACCGGAGCGTGCGCGTGTCGATCATCGAACGCGCGGCGCGTGCGCTCGAACCGATCGAGCTATCCGCACCTGGCATCGAGGTCAATACCGCCCGACTGCGCCCGCCCGGCATCTATGTCATCGACGCCTCGTGGATCAACAACCCGCTCACGCGTCATCTGCTCGAATTTCATCCGCACTGCCTGCACGTTCGGCACGACGATGAGATCACCGAACAGGTCCTGCGCCTCGCGCGGCTTTTCGAACTGCCGGTCTGCATTGAGCGCAACCGGCTCGACGGAGATCTCTCCTTGTCGCTGCACGGCGCCGAGGAAGGCGCTGCGGCCGAAACCGTAACGACCGCCGCGGGCGCACTGCCAGACCTCTGGCGCCGCCTCGCACGGCCGGACGATGCGGACCGCCCTCAGCGCATCGACTATGCGCTCTATGAACTCGGGCTGCGCGACCAGGGCGAACTGGCCGATCAGTATCGCGCGCCGCTGCAATTTTTCGAGTCCGGAACGACGGCGCTGGATCTCGCCTGCGGCGCCGGCACATTCGTCCGCCTGCTGCTGGCACGCGGGGTCGACGCCATCGGCGTGGAACGCGACGATCGCGTCGTCCGTTACGTTCGCTCACTCGGGCTGCCTGTCGAACACAGCGATGCGATCGACTATCTCGAACAAACCAACCGACGGTTCGATCGCGTGTTTTGTTCGCACTTTGTGGAGCATTTGCCGATCGACGTCGTCGAACGGTTGTTGCGCGGGTTGATGCGGGTGCTTTCACCGGGTGGCCGGGCGGTGCTGGTCTTTCCCGATCCGGAATCGATTCGCTCCCAACTGCTCGGTTTCTGGCGCGACCCGGAACATGTGCGCTTCTATCATCCCGACCTCATCGAGATGATGGGCAACGCGATCGGACTGAGAACCTTTCACCACAGCCACCGCGAACGACCGCATCCGGTGGGCCCATTCGCCGCGACGCCGCCGCTAGCGGCCGACGTGTCGGGGACCGACACCGGGGCACTCTTGGCACGAATCGATGCACTGGAAAACAGCGTTCGCGATCTCTGGCGCGCGAACCTCACCTGGGCCTGGAATGACAACGCATGTCTCGTGTTCGAGCGCAGCCGATGAGCGGACACGACAACAGTCCTTTCTTCATCGTCGGGTCTGTACGCTCCGGTACCACACTGCTGCGCAACCTGCTGCGCTCCCACGCTCGTCTGGCCTGCCCCGAAGAGACGCATTTTTTTCGTTGGGGTGAGCCCTTCGCCTCGGAACGGTTCAACGCGCCGTATTTTGCAGCCGACAGCGTGCTGCGCATCCATCGAAACATGGACGGCGTCGCCGAGCACGACTTTGCGCGACTGTTCGACCAGGCCCAAGATCGCGGTGACCTGCAGCGGCGCTATGCGTCAGCCTTTCTCGCCGCTCAGGGAAGCCCTGATCGACGCTGGTTCGACAAGACCCCACAGAACGTCTACGGCATACTGTTGATCAGTGCCCTGTTTCCGGCAGCTCGCTTTGTGCATCTGCATCGCGATCCGCTGAATGTCACGGCCAGCCTGCTGCGAGGCGAACAGCTGCCGGCGCAGCCGCTCAATGCCGCGATCAATCATTGGCTGGAAGCACGGTGGATCGTTGGGGAATACCAGCGCGGTTTTGCCGACCGGGTGTTCGAGATCGACTATCGCAATCTATGCGCGGACGCTGGCCCAGTGCTCGGCGGTCTCCTTCGGTGGCTGAACGAAGATCCCGGTGGCATCAGTGTGAACCTGAGCACAGTTCAGCCCGAGCGCGATGCATGGCGGCGCGAACTGACCGCCGAGCAAATCGAGACCGTACAGGAACGTTGCAGCGCGTATATGTCGGACTACTCGATCCCGGGTATCACCGCATGATCGCGGGCCCGGACGGGTCCACTTCGAGTTCAACGGACTCCATTGCGATCCCCACCAGCCCGCGATGCGGACTCTTGGCTCTTGAGCTCAGTTTCAACACGTCCCGGTACCAAGCGAGAATCAGCGGCCGATCCTGGGTGCCGGTTCCCACCGCGACGTCAAACAGGTATTCGTCGACCGGCAACACGGGCATGGTGAATACGAAGCGGGCGCGCACGGTTGCGCCAACGGTCGCGCCCGTTTGGCAGCCGGTTTCAAACGTGTTCTCCCCAAACAGGTTCTGTCCGCGGCGGTCCTTGATATAGAAACCGACCACAGGCCGGTCGACCGCGGTTTCGAGTCGAGCGGCAACCTCCAGTTCAACCCGCTCGCCGCCCTCACACCAGTTCGAGACACGCCCATCCACGCGCAGATCAACGGATACGAGTTTCGCGCCGCCCACGCCAAACCGCTGCGCGGAATCCAGAACCGTCGTACGATTCTCAACCGTTCGCGCGCTGCCGTTGGACGGGGCCACCACTGGAGCGCTCGCATCCTGTTCCGAGACCGGCTTTCTCGCCGCCGCCGCGCGCAGGCCGCGCGCCTCGTCTTCGGGCAGGTCCGTCCAACGGGACGCCGAATACGCTTCGCAGACGGTCTTCGCGTCGCCAAACATGCGCATGCGGCCGTGGTCCAGGAAAAGCACCTGGTCACAGAGACTCGCAATCGTTGGAATCGAGTGACTCACCAGCAACAGGGTTCCGCGCTGGCTGAATGCCCTGAGAAATCGCATGCATTTCTGCACGAAAAAGATGTCGCCCACGGCCAGTGATTCGTCAATCACCAGGATGTCAGCATCCACGTGAACGACAACCGAGAACGCCAGACGCATCATCATGCCACTGGAATAGGTTTTTACCGGGCGTTCGATAAAATCGCCAAGCTCCGCGAACGCGGCAATCTTCGCGAATCGGGCATCGATCTCAGGCCGAGTTAGACCGAAGATCGCAGCATTGAGGTAAACGTTTTCTCGGCCGGTAAACTCCGGGTTGAATCCGGTGCCCAGTTCCAGCAATGCGGCGACGCGACCCTGAATCTCCACCCTTCCAGAGGATGGCTGTAATTTTCCGCACAGCAGTTTGAGCAAGGTCGACTTTCCGGCACCGTTGCGACCGATCACGCCAACGGTCTGGCCTTGGCGTACCTCTAGATCGACACCTTCGAGCGCC
This DNA window, taken from Chromatiales bacterium, encodes the following:
- a CDS encoding class I SAM-dependent methyltransferase yields the protein MPTEPNTDRSVRVSIIERAARALEPIELSAPGIEVNTARLRPPGIYVIDASWINNPLTRHLLEFHPHCLHVRHDDEITEQVLRLARLFELPVCIERNRLDGDLSLSLHGAEEGAAAETVTTAAGALPDLWRRLARPDDADRPQRIDYALYELGLRDQGELADQYRAPLQFFESGTTALDLACGAGTFVRLLLARGVDAIGVERDDRVVRYVRSLGLPVEHSDAIDYLEQTNRRFDRVFCSHFVEHLPIDVVERLLRGLMRVLSPGGRAVLVFPDPESIRSQLLGFWRDPEHVRFYHPDLIEMMGNAIGLRTFHHSHRERPHPVGPFAATPPLAADVSGTDTGALLARIDALENSVRDLWRANLTWAWNDNACLVFERSR
- a CDS encoding sulfotransferase — its product is MSGHDNSPFFIVGSVRSGTTLLRNLLRSHARLACPEETHFFRWGEPFASERFNAPYFAADSVLRIHRNMDGVAEHDFARLFDQAQDRGDLQRRYASAFLAAQGSPDRRWFDKTPQNVYGILLISALFPAARFVHLHRDPLNVTASLLRGEQLPAQPLNAAINHWLEARWIVGEYQRGFADRVFEIDYRNLCADAGPVLGGLLRWLNEDPGGISVNLSTVQPERDAWRRELTAEQIETVQERCSAYMSDYSIPGITA
- a CDS encoding ABC transporter ATP-binding protein — protein: MSKSYPLYERPSDRLKQLLFGRWRRFYRPHVALEGVDLEVRQGQTVGVIGRNGAGKSTLLKLLCGKLQPSSGRVEIQGRVAALLELGTGFNPEFTGRENVYLNAAIFGLTRPEIDARFAKIAAFAELGDFIERPVKTYSSGMMMRLAFSVVVHVDADILVIDESLAVGDIFFVQKCMRFLRAFSQRGTLLLVSHSIPTIASLCDQVLFLDHGRMRMFGDAKTVCEAYSASRWTDLPEDEARGLRAAAARKPVSEQDASAPVVAPSNGSARTVENRTTVLDSAQRFGVGGAKLVSVDLRVDGRVSNWCEGGERVELEVAARLETAVDRPVVGFYIKDRRGQNLFGENTFETGCQTGATVGATVRARFVFTMPVLPVDEYLFDVAVGTGTQDRPLILAWYRDVLKLSSRAKSPHRGLVGIAMESVELEVDPSGPAIMR